Below is a genomic region from Phoenix dactylifera cultivar Barhee BC4 unplaced genomic scaffold, palm_55x_up_171113_PBpolish2nd_filt_p 000452F, whole genome shotgun sequence.
attacttaaaaaatatatattcaaaattcCTTATTTATATCAACTCTTATGCTATGAGGTTCATAAATTAGTGAATATATCTTATTTTTTACCTGATAAATTTAAACAAAACATTGCTTAAAGAGACTAGAGAAGTGTTATTAAGGCAATAAGAGATTAAGCACTATAAATTGacgagtaaaaaaaaaaaagagagagagactatACCTCATTGATAGGTTTCAAGACCACCCCTCGTTTGAAATAATATTTTGCCagaccttttctttgttttttagtGGAAAGGATGGGATAGCACCTGATCCTCAAGCTCTTTCATTGGACTCAATCTGCCAACATGAGGATCAAGGTCCGATCCCATCTTAACCATTAAAAAAAGCCAATACCATTAAGAGGTGTATGCTAGAGAAGGAGGGAGTAGGGAGAGAGGATGGATTGGGAAGAGAATTTATAAGATTCATGTGTGTGCAAATAGACTTGAAAGTTCCCATACCAATAGCTAAGGAAATCTTCTAAAATATTCATGTACAATGAATGATATCTTTTGGTAAGCTATACATGGGATAATATCTTGGTAGAAGATTCACTAAATCTAGTGCATTGAAGTCTTAAGGATTTGATGCTCATGTGTGACCACATATACAACAAGCCTATGTGTTGAGAGGCTCACCATTCATTGGCATAGTCACAAGTTTGCCATTTGGGAGCATTTGACCAGTGTAAAGTTTAGCATTTGGAATGgatagataaaataaataataaaattaaaaggtAGGGActttcataaaatatttttttgtttatttacttAAAGTAAGCACATCAGTGGCAAACATAATAAATGATAGCACCAAACTGAAAACAAAGATATATAGTGTCATTAATTGGTAATACATAAAAGTTTCTTAAATTAGTCATGAATAATTCACTAGTAAATCATAAAATTCATGTATAACTTGAGAATAGTTGAATGCCTCAGCATAATTTTCTTTGGTAGAATAATTCAGTGAATTATTCAATTTCAAGAATTtccaataattaaaaaatattttaactatttaaaataatagCATACCTTGTCAATTATACTTAATGGCACTTTATGTGGTTGATGGCATTTGCCAAGTTTGCACATAGGCCTACACATATAAATAGTTGTGTACGGATGCAACATACAACAGAGtaaaattccaaaaatatacTAAAGAAATATCGAATATGACATATTATTGAAATAAGTTTAGTTAGCAATTGGTAGTAATATAATGCAAATTTTAGTGGGAATAGTATCTTGCACACGAAGCTGGTAGAATCAAGGAATACTAAATAATGACAGTCATACCACCAACTCAAGGTAGTGGTCACCCTTGTTACATAAGAGAAGGCATCGATGGTTCAACCATCATGGTTGCCATCCCACATTTTATTAGATATCCACTTGATGCGTTTCTCTCATTCCTTTTTCTTAACAAGAGATATattcttaaaatatatttacagTGGAGTACCTTACAAAAATTGGAGTGCAtagatcttgatttttttttttttttgacgtacCTACATCTTACTACATACGGTTGTGATACGTTCGAAATAGCCACAGTATAAAATGCGCTCTAGTGCCAATGACATTTGTTTTTATATGACGGCTTCAAAGTAATGTGTTGCAAAGAAAGCAATCCAGTCTGTCGCATTATTTGTCTTCTAAAATATATGTATGACACCGAAGAAATCTGGCTTCTCTGAAAGGCGGCAAGTACCACTGGCCAGAGAGTGCAAGTCCGCACATCTGCAATAAATATTCATATTTTCTCTCACGTGCGAGCAACCCGCCGTTCATCCCCCGTTAGCGAGTGGAGCCAAGCTGTTCTTCTGCATCCCACTCCTCGATCAAGTTCCAGGCTTTTACTTTCATCAATCATGACCGTTAATCCGGTAGATTATTTGCTCTCGTGGTCCTCCGTATCCCAAATGCCACCGTAACATCACCACGTGTCCCCCACCGTTGGGCCCCATATCTCTGCCCGCGTTGACACCCGAATCACCCGTTGACCCCCCGGTCCCATCTCCACGTGACTGCGGTGACTACAACGCCTCTCCTGGTTCCACGTAGCCCCTTCCTTCCGGTACAAAATTTTAGAgccaaggagaaagaaaaaaaaaaactaaaaaaccgACCCGGCCCCGACCCAACTCCACCCCATCCTAATCCCACCACCGCCACCACCACACCCACCACCACTCCCCATTCTCCCCCTTCGCCCAAACCCTAAACCTAGCGGCGTTCGCCTCTCGATCGCTCAACTTTGAACCATGACCGGCAGTGGAGTAGTGGAGCGCCACACCCGCCCGCCGGCgctggcagcggcggcggcggcggcgaggaaGCCCGCTCCCGGCCAGCCCTGGTCCCACTTGGAGACGGTCCACCTCATCGAGGCCTACGAGGAGAAGTGGTACTCCCTCAAGCGTGGACAGCTCAAGGCCCATCAGTGGGAGGAGGTCGCCGCCGCCCTCGCCGCCCGATGCGGCTTCGACGGCCTCTCCAAGAACGGCACCCAGTGCCGCCACAAGATCGAGAAGCTCCGCAAGCGCTACCGCGCCGAGCGCCTCCGCCCCAACCCCTCCGCCTGGCCCTACTTCGACCGCATGGACCGCATGGAGCGCGGTCCCCTCCCGATCTCCGTCCGTCCCCCGGTCTcgcccgccgccgcctccgccgccgccgccgcagttGGCGAGCCCTCCAGCGAGGATGACGAGGACGAggaagatgaggaggaggagcggaTGGCGAGCAACACCAGGAGCATCAACGGCATCCTCCGGGAGGGAAACTGGGGGTTTTCTAGGGTTTCGAGGAATCCCAGGTCCAGAAAAAGGCGAGCtttcgaggaggaggaggaggaggacgacgacgacgaagaagaggaggaggaggggatggGAGGGCGAGGGGAGGCGCTGTCGCAGCTGGCGGTGGTGGTGAGAATGTTTGGAGAAGAGCTGGTGAggatggagaagaggaggatggaGGTGCTGAGGCAGGTGAAGAGGGATTGGATGGAGATGGAGGCGAAAAGGGCCGAGATGGTTATGGAATCGCAGCAGTGCCTCGTGGACACCATCGCCAATGCTTTCTCTTCTGTAAAGAAGGCCAAGAAGTCCCAGGATTCGTGAGAATGCCAGGTCCTGCACTCCCCCACCCCACACCCTTTTGTCCTTTTGAGATTTTTTCCCCTAATTAACAAATTTTGGGTGGAGATAGATTATTTAGCCATTTCCTTACTTTTTTATGCTAAATTatgccttttttgttttttgatgccCATGCATCGATGAGGACTGTAGGAATTGAATAATCTTATGGTTTTATAGTTGGCAATGGATATTATTCTGTTACTGAGGACAGGGGAAGTTGGGTCTTTCTTAGAGAGCACGTTACCTGTTCATGAAAGGGCAAGAGAGAGAATCATAGTGAGAATAAGCGTAAATAGATATATTCTTGCTGGGCTAAATTCTATCAGATGGACCCCATACCCATAGAATGTTATAGATCATAATTGGTTTTCAATTATTTTGTTGATGAGCCTTCTTTTTGTTCCTGTCTCAATTTTATATATCACATATCTAATATCAAATTGATATTTAAACAAGTTTGCATTATATGTTACTTATAAAATACTTTCCATGCTCCAGGCATCCAACCAGGCAACTTTCATCCAAAAGATTATAATCTGGTCCTTTCCCTTTCAAGATCAAGTAGACGGGGATGCTACTTGAAGATAAAAAagggaaataaaaagaaaacataaaaagaatTTGAGATAGTCAAAAGGATAGATGCCTTACTTTCTGGGTGCCATATGGTTAAACATACCATAAGAGTTATGTTCTGTCATTCTGTTGCCATTTCAGCAATGCTGTCTCTTATACTAT
It encodes:
- the LOC120106084 gene encoding trihelix transcription factor ASIL1-like; this translates as MTGSGVVERHTRPPALAAAAAAARKPAPGQPWSHLETVHLIEAYEEKWYSLKRGQLKAHQWEEVAAALAARCGFDGLSKNGTQCRHKIEKLRKRYRAERLRPNPSAWPYFDRMDRMERGPLPISVRPPVSPAAASAAAAAVGEPSSEDDEDEEDEEEERMASNTRSINGILREGNWGFSRVSRNPRSRKRRAFEEEEEEDDDDEEEEEEGMGGRGEALSQLAVVVRMFGEELVRMEKRRMEVLRQVKRDWMEMEAKRAEMVMESQQCLVDTIANAFSSVKKAKKSQDS